In Candidatus Micrarchaeota archaeon, the following proteins share a genomic window:
- a CDS encoding DUF92 domain-containing protein, with translation MTPKTVSSRIRHVLLLDPQGIVVALAIGGLLVYISPVYFVILLIFLLLSVMVTKYGYYEKKSMGIYEHERSWENVVSNGLVPLIAAFVSPYAYLGAVAAVTSDKFASELGVLGEEPIDLLTLKKTKPGTSGAVSPFGTFMSFVGALAIGLTGTALLNISLYDAVVIGVIGWIGSLVDSVVGVLEERGIGNKMTTNIVCALIGMLLGYMYT, from the coding sequence ATGACGCCTAAAACGGTCTCTTCAAGAATAAGACATGTGCTTCTATTAGACCCGCAAGGTATAGTTGTAGCACTTGCGATAGGAGGGTTATTGGTCTACATCAGTCCAGTATACTTCGTCATCTTACTCATATTCCTGCTTCTAAGTGTAATGGTTACAAAATACGGGTACTATGAAAAGAAATCTATGGGTATCTACGAACATGAAAGAAGTTGGGAGAACGTAGTGTCCAACGGATTGGTACCTCTGATAGCAGCGTTTGTATCACCTTACGCATACCTCGGTGCGGTTGCAGCCGTCACTTCCGACAAGTTCGCCTCTGAACTCGGTGTCCTGGGAGAGGAACCTATAGACCTACTGACGTTAAAGAAGACCAAACCAGGTACAAGCGGTGCGGTCAGTCCGTTCGGCACGTTCATGTCGTTCGTTGGTGCGCTCGCGATAGGATTAACGGGCACGGCACTTCTCAACATCAGTTTGTACGATGCAGTGGTCATAGGGGTTATCGGATGGATAGGCAGTTTGGTTGACAGCGTTGTAGGGGTTTTGGAAGAAAGAGGGATAGGTAACAAGATGACCACAAACATCGTATGCGCGCTCATAGGTATGTTGTTGGGTTATATGTACACATAG
- the rtcA gene encoding RNA 3'-phosphate cyclase, whose amino-acid sequence MIEIDGSYGEGGGQILRTALSMSVMTGQPVRIYNIRKNRPKKGLQMQHLAVVRTLKQVSNADVEGVSLGSEEVVFRPGTVRPGSYHFDIKTAGSTVLLTQAALPALLFAGRRSNITVEGGTHVPFSPTYEEYAYAFLPVLEMMGAHVEPRILRYGFYPRGGGRITSVIEPVKELKGIILDRPIEEKTNVSIIIGGLPEHVAKRERAVILKHYPDANIKINRVDSLSPGNAVIFHRFGLGIHSLGRKGKPAEEVAEEVCKEYEREKMYPVDKHTADQVMLYMALAEERSKIITSEITQHAKTHAWVIEQFTDRKFYITDNKIECR is encoded by the coding sequence ATGATAGAGATAGACGGGTCGTACGGTGAAGGAGGGGGACAGATACTCAGAACCGCGTTGTCAATGAGCGTGATGACCGGTCAACCGGTCAGGATTTACAATATCCGTAAGAACAGACCTAAGAAAGGGTTACAGATGCAACATCTGGCTGTGGTCAGAACATTGAAACAGGTCAGCAACGCCGATGTCGAAGGGGTCTCTCTAGGTAGTGAGGAGGTAGTGTTCAGACCGGGAACGGTTAGACCGGGGAGTTATCATTTTGATATCAAAACAGCCGGTTCGACGGTACTGCTCACACAGGCGGCATTACCAGCCCTTTTGTTTGCAGGTAGAAGGTCAAACATAACCGTGGAAGGGGGTACGCATGTGCCCTTCAGTCCAACATATGAAGAATACGCGTACGCATTTCTACCCGTGCTGGAGATGATGGGTGCGCATGTGGAACCAAGAATACTCAGGTACGGGTTCTACCCAAGGGGAGGCGGTAGGATCACATCGGTCATAGAACCTGTTAAAGAGCTTAAAGGGATAATTTTAGATAGACCGATAGAGGAGAAAACAAACGTATCCATAATCATAGGCGGGTTACCCGAGCATGTTGCAAAACGTGAGCGGGCAGTAATATTAAAACATTACCCTGACGCAAACATTAAAATAAACCGTGTTGACTCATTATCGCCGGGTAACGCTGTGATATTCCACAGGTTTGGGTTGGGTATCCATTCTTTGGGAAGAAAAGGTAAACCTGCAGAAGAGGTGGCCGAAGAAGTCTGCAAAGAATACGAAAGAGAGAAGATGTATCCGGTAGATAAACACACTGCTGACCAAGTCATGTTGTACATGGCTCTTGCAGAGGAGAGATCGAAGATAATAACATCGGAGATCACTCAACATGCTAAGACGCATGCATGGGTAATAGAACAGTTCACCGACCGAAAATTCTATATAACAGACAACAAGATAGAATGCAGATGA
- a CDS encoding DNA polymerase — protein MTERTTEAKGLEEEIVGTIIDVESYYDENERQSYGVLMLKGEDNRLRSVLVPFDPYFYADIPDRLAEQLRESLLDHRGERIEVKDVEKVTRTFVGKPVTLYKIVCYHPSQVPALRNILGDYPVYEAKIPYIKRFMIDKDIQPFTKVRVTVKGRKADEVERISDITPKLKLAAFDIEVYNPQGVPDYRRDPIIMISYATDPSKEGTSSDKNGVITYREINLPFVKETADEKEMLNRFAHIVSQIDPDVLIGYNIEKFDFPYMYKRAKVKGITLSLGRSDDKDISPDLMVVRKGSSVTVRIPGRTYLDVYEAVRFLNTVGAARFTRLTLKSAYREFSGGGELESKDTVNRHDIWKAWEDDRSREDLARYNVEDSRAALYIGEKILPLEIELSKLARQTLPETARSTTGRLVESLLMYYSQLRGEIVPNIPDESTVRIRMANPIQGAYVKMPEPGIYKDIVVFDFRGLYPSIIISHNVDPATLNCECCDDEEAFVSPIGHKFCKKRRGLIPTVLEMLLDRRIEIKKRLKKLDPDTEEYARLYARSQAYKIIANSFYGYLAYPRSRWYCRECGASVTAWGRYYIKETIKKAEDMGFRVLYSDTDSVFLLLGDRSKEDALRFMEEVNKSLPGKMELELEGFYPRGVFVSKRGSENSEKGAKKKYALIDEQGRIKIRGFELVRRDWSEIAKRTQMNVLKAILKEGDPKKAVRIVKETVNKLRKGEVPIRDLVIYTQIQRNPKSYTVKSPELSAARKGIERGLDIKEGSVIGYVITRKGKSISDKAELAEYANDYDPNYYIDNQIIPAVYKILKELGFTKDELKGLGKQHTLNAFFTD, from the coding sequence ATGACGGAAAGAACAACAGAAGCAAAGGGACTGGAGGAAGAGATTGTAGGAACAATCATAGATGTTGAATCGTATTACGATGAAAACGAACGCCAATCCTACGGGGTTCTGATGCTTAAAGGCGAAGATAATCGATTACGTTCAGTACTGGTTCCCTTTGACCCCTACTTCTACGCAGACATTCCCGACAGGTTAGCCGAACAACTGAGAGAGTCCCTACTGGACCATAGGGGGGAACGGATCGAAGTCAAAGACGTGGAGAAAGTTACCAGGACCTTTGTGGGCAAACCGGTTACCCTGTACAAGATAGTGTGTTATCATCCAAGTCAGGTGCCGGCTCTCAGAAACATATTGGGCGATTATCCGGTTTACGAGGCTAAGATACCTTACATAAAAAGGTTTATGATAGATAAAGATATTCAACCGTTTACAAAGGTAAGGGTAACCGTCAAGGGGCGAAAGGCTGATGAAGTCGAACGGATCTCTGACATCACGCCCAAACTCAAACTGGCCGCTTTTGACATCGAGGTCTACAATCCGCAGGGCGTACCCGATTACCGAAGGGATCCGATAATAATGATAAGTTATGCCACAGACCCTTCGAAAGAAGGTACCTCTAGCGATAAAAACGGTGTCATAACCTACAGAGAGATAAATCTGCCGTTCGTCAAAGAAACTGCTGACGAGAAAGAGATGTTGAACAGGTTCGCTCACATCGTTTCGCAGATAGACCCTGACGTGCTCATAGGGTACAACATAGAGAAGTTCGATTTTCCGTACATGTACAAACGTGCCAAGGTCAAAGGGATAACGCTCTCCTTGGGACGGTCAGATGACAAAGATATATCTCCGGATTTGATGGTTGTTAGGAAAGGGTCCAGTGTAACCGTTCGGATACCGGGACGCACGTATCTCGATGTGTACGAAGCCGTCCGGTTCCTCAACACTGTCGGTGCGGCAAGGTTCACACGGTTGACGCTCAAATCTGCGTACAGAGAGTTCAGCGGCGGGGGAGAACTCGAATCTAAAGATACGGTAAACAGACACGACATCTGGAAGGCGTGGGAGGACGACAGATCAAGGGAAGACCTTGCAAGATACAATGTCGAAGATTCGCGGGCGGCTCTTTACATAGGTGAAAAGATCCTCCCCCTGGAGATAGAACTGAGCAAACTGGCCAGGCAAACGTTACCCGAGACAGCCAGGTCAACCACCGGAAGACTGGTCGAATCACTACTCATGTATTACTCGCAACTTCGGGGTGAGATAGTACCGAACATTCCGGACGAATCAACTGTAAGAATAAGGATGGCTAATCCGATACAGGGCGCGTACGTGAAGATGCCCGAGCCGGGTATCTACAAGGACATCGTGGTGTTCGATTTCAGAGGATTGTACCCGAGCATTATCATATCCCACAACGTGGACCCGGCTACGCTTAACTGTGAATGTTGCGACGATGAAGAAGCGTTCGTCAGTCCCATCGGACACAAATTCTGTAAAAAGAGGAGGGGGTTGATACCGACCGTTTTAGAGATGTTGTTGGATAGGAGGATAGAGATAAAGAAACGATTGAAGAAACTCGACCCTGACACCGAGGAATATGCACGGTTGTACGCACGGTCTCAAGCATACAAGATCATCGCAAACAGTTTCTACGGGTATCTGGCCTATCCACGTTCGAGATGGTATTGTAGGGAATGCGGTGCAAGCGTTACTGCATGGGGCAGATACTATATCAAGGAAACGATCAAAAAGGCCGAAGACATGGGTTTCAGAGTGCTGTATTCGGATACGGACAGCGTGTTCCTGTTGCTGGGTGACAGATCCAAAGAGGACGCGTTGAGGTTCATGGAAGAGGTCAACAAAAGTTTACCCGGTAAGATGGAACTCGAACTCGAAGGGTTCTATCCGAGGGGTGTGTTTGTTTCAAAAAGAGGTTCAGAGAACTCGGAAAAAGGTGCGAAGAAGAAGTACGCATTGATAGATGAACAGGGAAGGATCAAGATAAGAGGGTTCGAACTGGTTAGACGGGACTGGTCCGAGATTGCAAAGAGAACACAGATGAACGTTTTGAAAGCCATACTGAAGGAAGGCGACCCTAAGAAAGCAGTGAGAATAGTAAAGGAAACAGTTAACAAACTGAGGAAGGGCGAGGTTCCGATCAGAGACCTTGTAATATACACGCAGATACAGAGAAACCCGAAGAGTTACACTGTAAAATCTCCAGAACTCTCGGCGGCGCGGAAGGGTATAGAACGGGGTTTGGACATCAAAGAAGGGAGCGTGATCGGCTACGTGATCACCAGGAAGGGCAAATCCATCTCTGACAAGGCAGAACTTGCCGAATACGCAAACGATTACGACCCCAACTATTACATAGATAATCAGATAATACCTGCCGTGTACAAAATACTTAAAGAATTAGGGTTCACAAAAGATGAATTGAAAGGTTTGGGAAAACAGCACACGTTGAACGCTTTCTTCACAGATTAA
- a CDS encoding helix-turn-helix domain-containing protein — translation MPRKKAFELSPINEDELIRKIRSIDIDMLKQKRAAEEKALSKKVANILKTVQKYYDAKRLTRDKRLSLGLYTLEEAYDIIRKNGIPISFRAFCGRVERKSIPSVKIGRKRYIPEPVLSDWIGLHRDYYTVRQAYEQLKKHLKLNYRAFVGRIEKQSIPSLKIGTQRWVPKDVVESLIRLSKDYYDVSGALKVLRKNKIRIRRNTFERRLDRGRIPHIKVGGRRYIHKDTLNELIQIEKARQSKKK, via the coding sequence GTGCCAAGGAAGAAGGCGTTTGAATTGTCACCTATAAATGAAGACGAATTGATTAGGAAGATCAGAAGTATCGATATAGATATGCTTAAACAGAAGCGAGCAGCTGAAGAGAAGGCTCTGAGTAAGAAGGTGGCCAACATACTCAAGACTGTTCAAAAGTATTATGATGCAAAACGTCTCACCCGTGACAAACGGTTGTCTTTAGGTCTCTACACCTTGGAAGAGGCTTACGACATAATCCGAAAGAACGGTATACCTATATCCTTCCGTGCCTTCTGCGGCCGCGTCGAACGTAAGAGTATCCCTTCTGTGAAGATCGGCAGGAAACGGTATATCCCGGAACCTGTTCTTTCAGATTGGATAGGTTTACATAGAGATTATTACACTGTACGTCAGGCGTACGAACAACTGAAGAAACATCTCAAACTTAATTACCGCGCATTTGTTGGCAGGATCGAGAAACAATCTATACCTTCCCTTAAGATAGGTACGCAGAGATGGGTGCCTAAGGATGTAGTTGAGAGTCTGATAAGACTTTCAAAGGATTACTACGATGTCTCGGGAGCTCTAAAGGTCTTGCGAAAGAATAAGATAAGGATTCGGAGGAACACGTTTGAACGTCGTTTGGACCGTGGTCGTATTCCGCATATAAAAGTCGGTGGAAGAAGGTACATTCATAAGGATACCTTGAATGAACTTATCCAGATCGAAAAGGCACGTCAATCAAAGAAGAAATGA
- the ffh gene encoding signal recognition particle protein, whose product MVDLGKGLRNVISRITGAPYIDEKTVKEIVKELQRVLISSDVNVRLVKELSKRIQEKALDTKQLKGLTVREHVIKVVYDELAELLGERYEPRLKKQRIMLLGLYGSGKTTTVAKLAYYFKKKGLSTAMIACDVDRPAAYEQLEQLAKKINVPMYGIKGETDVEKIVKYALEKAREEVLILDSAGRNAFDDALIDELRKIADAFKPDEKYLVISADIGQSAGKQAEEFNKAIGITGVIVTKIDGSAKGGGALSAVAATGVKVAFIGHGERIEDIEPFDSRRFVGRLLGFPDLEALIEKVKEVEKEVGPELTEEKLTLKTFYQQLKAAKKMGPLGKVLSMMGLHDLPKDAIEESEEKLKRYEAIINSMTEEERNDYVLVKKSRSRQERIARGAGVRVEEVRDLIKQFERTKKMLESVKKNRALRGRLGRMLKGGNLEGFNI is encoded by the coding sequence ATGGTCGATTTAGGAAAAGGGTTACGTAATGTTATATCACGGATAACCGGAGCACCGTACATAGATGAAAAAACGGTTAAAGAGATCGTTAAAGAACTGCAGAGAGTTCTCATCTCATCAGACGTAAACGTCCGTCTTGTAAAGGAACTTTCTAAAAGGATACAGGAGAAGGCATTAGACACGAAACAGTTGAAGGGGTTGACCGTTAGAGAACACGTGATCAAAGTCGTGTATGACGAACTTGCCGAACTCTTGGGAGAACGGTATGAACCACGGTTGAAGAAACAGAGGATCATGCTGTTGGGGTTATACGGATCAGGTAAAACGACAACCGTTGCAAAACTTGCATACTATTTTAAGAAGAAAGGTCTGTCCACAGCGATGATCGCGTGCGATGTTGATAGACCTGCCGCTTACGAACAACTGGAACAACTCGCCAAAAAGATCAACGTACCGATGTACGGTATCAAAGGAGAGACCGATGTCGAAAAGATAGTAAAGTACGCTCTGGAAAAGGCACGGGAGGAGGTTCTCATCCTGGATTCTGCCGGAAGAAACGCTTTCGATGATGCGTTGATAGACGAACTCAGAAAGATTGCTGATGCGTTTAAACCGGATGAAAAATATCTTGTTATAAGTGCGGACATAGGACAGAGTGCAGGTAAACAGGCGGAGGAGTTCAACAAGGCGATCGGGATCACAGGAGTAATAGTTACGAAGATAGACGGTAGTGCTAAAGGGGGCGGCGCGTTAAGCGCCGTCGCCGCAACCGGTGTTAAGGTAGCATTCATCGGTCACGGCGAACGTATCGAGGACATCGAACCCTTTGATTCGAGAAGGTTCGTAGGAAGACTCTTAGGGTTCCCTGACCTCGAAGCCCTGATAGAGAAGGTTAAAGAGGTTGAAAAAGAGGTCGGTCCCGAGTTGACCGAAGAGAAACTCACTCTAAAGACGTTCTATCAGCAACTCAAAGCTGCAAAGAAGATGGGTCCCTTAGGAAAAGTCCTCTCGATGATGGGATTGCACGACCTACCGAAAGATGCGATCGAAGAGAGCGAAGAAAAACTGAAACGGTATGAGGCTATAATAAACTCGATGACTGAAGAAGAAAGGAACGATTATGTACTGGTTAAGAAAAGCAGAAGCAGACAGGAAAGGATAGCCAGAGGTGCCGGCGTCCGTGTTGAAGAGGTCAGGGACCTGATCAAACAGTTTGAAAGAACTAAGAAGATGCTCGAATCCGTCAAGAAAAACAGAGCCCTACGGGGTAGGTTGGGAAGGATGTTAAAAGGAGGTAACCTGGAAGGGTTCAACATATAG